A genomic window from Actinomycetota bacterium includes:
- a CDS encoding flippase-like domain-containing protein: MTSEQNAGGRRALLNVVLALGALAFAVHLLMPRVSELPKAVEHVKSGSPWWLLAAAVVAVFTRLGGTISLMGSLEEDLPFWPTFEVQVAASFTGLFAPQGVGLAAINAQYLEKRGHDRTVAITASGLNSVAGFAAHVLSILAAVALVGPSIVSHLRTPPRWWLLAGGALFALVLGLAVWTPLGRRWLWKPALRAGAALWSTVKRPVRTVQLLGGSVVVTIANALTLALAMNAFGESVSMIDVVAVYLAAAAVAALAPTPGALGALEAALIAGLTAVGVDAGIAVGGVLVFRLFTFWLPIAPGVWAVRDLRRRGVI, encoded by the coding sequence ATGACCTCCGAGCAGAACGCCGGGGGCCGCCGAGCGCTCCTGAATGTCGTGCTTGCCCTGGGAGCGCTGGCGTTTGCCGTCCATCTGCTGATGCCACGGGTCAGCGAACTGCCCAAGGCCGTTGAGCATGTCAAGAGCGGTTCTCCATGGTGGCTGCTCGCCGCAGCGGTCGTCGCGGTGTTCACCCGCCTCGGAGGCACGATCTCGCTGATGGGCTCACTCGAAGAGGATTTGCCGTTCTGGCCGACCTTCGAGGTGCAGGTCGCCGCGTCATTCACGGGATTGTTCGCACCCCAGGGTGTGGGATTGGCGGCGATCAATGCCCAGTATCTCGAGAAGCGGGGTCACGACCGGACGGTCGCCATCACGGCATCGGGGTTGAACTCCGTCGCGGGGTTTGCAGCGCATGTACTGAGCATCCTGGCCGCGGTGGCGCTGGTCGGACCGTCGATCGTCTCGCATCTGAGAACCCCGCCTCGGTGGTGGCTGCTTGCCGGAGGTGCGCTGTTTGCTCTCGTGCTGGGGTTGGCGGTGTGGACGCCCCTGGGACGCAGATGGCTCTGGAAGCCTGCCTTGCGAGCGGGGGCCGCCTTGTGGTCGACGGTGAAGCGGCCGGTCAGGACCGTTCAGTTGCTCGGCGGGTCGGTGGTCGTCACGATCGCCAACGCGCTCACGTTGGCACTCGCCATGAACGCGTTCGGGGAGTCCGTGTCGATGATCGATGTCGTTGCCGTGTATCTTGCAGCGGCGGCCGTCGCGGCCCTCGCTCCGACACCGGGGGCTCTCGGCGCGCTGGAAGCGGCGTTGATTGCAGGGCTCACCGCGGTGGGTGTCGATGCCGGCATCGCCGTCGGCGGTGTGCTGGTCTTTCGGCTGTTTACGTTCTGGCTGCCGATCGCACCGGGTGTGTGGGCCGTGCGTGACCTGCGCCGGCGGGGCGTGATCTGA
- a CDS encoding AAA family ATPase, producing MSENTLTEPTLFSAAWRYRWLVVATTVLALALGIVFVTLNPAKTVYTARASMVVQATAGGLDLGTSGSPQRFVANQVEILRSAAVSDLASRIAEQEDPPIALAPEDIAGGLQVESSSSSDLIDVVFSAVDDPAVAVGGANAVVAAYKQLVTSEKTAVTSAALQRIDAQLATLDERAQTIAGQIAEKLDEDTALIDLRKQYEDAVVEIVSLQGEAQTADATRLAEIRARLGDLRNLIATYRSIRSIGRDDPVLDELQAEQEQILARRDALLERRDTISIDVELSPDVVAFSSPAQVAMPSPDSGPGRVLAVAIMMGLLGGVGLAYLFASRLHVFHDRMEPQMILGAPLLADIPDFTQEGLRTLLPVRDEPRSASAEAFRFAAASLELKMTRQNAKSLVIISPTLGAGKSTVLANAALAAARQGNRVLLIDADFGNQALTELLAGDEGTLEPGLTEVVGEGLSLDRAIRKIEVGPDLLLSLLSRGRQPVAAADLLRSSAARSLFDTAKEEYDLVLVDAPPLLQVAYASTLAGLVDTALVLVAHGGSTSQLEEARSRLSLIGVPILGYVYNGSPLRREMTVSEGSTADVLGDMAGPRSRGEKSKSGFGKRRQR from the coding sequence GTGAGCGAAAACACACTGACCGAGCCGACGCTGTTCAGCGCCGCCTGGCGCTATCGGTGGCTGGTGGTTGCCACGACGGTGTTGGCGCTGGCGCTGGGCATTGTGTTCGTGACGCTCAATCCTGCGAAAACCGTCTACACGGCGCGGGCGTCGATGGTCGTCCAGGCCACGGCCGGGGGCCTGGATCTCGGAACATCGGGAAGTCCGCAGCGGTTCGTTGCAAACCAGGTGGAGATCCTCAGGTCGGCGGCGGTCTCCGATCTCGCGAGTCGGATCGCCGAGCAGGAGGATCCGCCGATCGCTCTGGCGCCGGAGGACATCGCCGGCGGCCTGCAGGTCGAGAGCTCTTCGAGCAGCGACCTGATCGATGTCGTCTTCAGCGCAGTGGACGATCCTGCCGTGGCCGTCGGGGGTGCCAACGCGGTGGTCGCGGCCTACAAGCAACTCGTGACTTCGGAGAAGACCGCAGTGACGAGCGCCGCCCTCCAACGGATCGACGCTCAACTGGCGACGCTCGATGAACGGGCGCAGACGATCGCAGGTCAGATCGCGGAGAAACTGGACGAGGACACGGCGCTGATAGATCTGCGGAAGCAGTATGAAGATGCGGTCGTCGAGATCGTATCGCTCCAAGGCGAAGCCCAGACGGCCGACGCCACTCGACTCGCCGAGATCCGTGCTCGCCTCGGCGACCTGCGCAACCTGATCGCAACCTACCGGAGCATCCGGAGTATCGGCCGAGATGATCCCGTGCTCGATGAGCTCCAGGCCGAACAGGAGCAGATCCTCGCGCGCAGAGACGCCTTGTTGGAGCGTCGCGACACGATATCGATCGACGTCGAGTTGTCTCCCGACGTCGTCGCGTTCTCTTCACCCGCACAAGTGGCGATGCCGTCGCCCGACTCGGGACCGGGGCGTGTACTGGCGGTCGCAATCATGATGGGTCTGCTCGGTGGAGTTGGTCTCGCCTACTTGTTCGCTTCCCGGCTGCACGTGTTTCATGATCGCATGGAGCCGCAGATGATTCTCGGCGCGCCGCTGCTTGCCGACATACCCGATTTCACGCAGGAAGGCCTCAGGACGCTCCTGCCCGTTCGGGACGAGCCACGTTCGGCATCGGCGGAGGCGTTCCGATTTGCTGCAGCCTCGTTGGAATTGAAGATGACAAGGCAGAATGCGAAGTCGCTCGTGATCATCTCCCCGACACTCGGTGCGGGCAAGAGCACGGTGCTGGCGAATGCGGCACTTGCGGCGGCCAGGCAAGGAAACCGAGTGCTCCTCATCGATGCGGATTTCGGAAACCAGGCACTTACGGAGCTCTTGGCCGGTGATGAAGGCACGCTGGAACCCGGTTTGACGGAGGTCGTGGGCGAGGGCCTTTCCCTCGATCGGGCCATCCGCAAGATCGAGGTTGGGCCTGATCTGTTGCTCTCACTTCTGAGCAGGGGCCGACAGCCGGTCGCTGCGGCGGATCTGCTCAGGTCCAGCGCGGCTCGATCACTTTTCGACACCGCCAAGGAGGAGTACGACCTGGTGCTCGTCGACGCTCCGCCACTGCTCCAGGTCGCCTACGCGAGCACGCTGGCCGGCCTCGTCGATACCGCTCTGGTACTCGTGGCTCACGGGGGCTCGACCTCCCAGCTCGAAGAGGCGAGGAGTCGTCTGAGCCTCATCGGAGTGCCGATCCTCGGCTATGTCTACAACGGGTCGCCGCTCCGGAGAGAGATGACGGTTTCGGAAGGCTCGACCGCCGACGTGCTCGGAGATATGGCTGGGCCGAGAAGCAGGGGCGAGAAGAGCAAGTCCGGTTTCGGCAAGAGGCGGCAGCGCTGA
- a CDS encoding glycosyltransferase family 4 protein, with the protein MDPLTVLQIHNRYREAGGEDVVTSKERALLREAGHEVIDYQVENPRGPVAATASLLVSPWNPMSARRVGDAVRRHRPDVAHIHNTWWALSPSIVRSLSKAGVPTVMTLHNYRLVCANGKLFRDGEPCEDCVGTHPWRAVGHGCYRGSVPASIMAAAAIELPRRLHAWQGVDLFLPLTDFARERFIAGGLSSDKLWVKPNFVDDPGPRRVRPSESGVVLFVGRLSAEKGIEVLLDAWRNAAPRRLELVVVGDGPLRQALEASPPAGVRFLGRQPVDQVRELMLGARAMAFPSLWFEGQPMVLLEALAAGVPLVVSALGGIPDTVADGRAALAVPAGDRSAWAAALGRLAGDDWLDAASGYARRVFESRYSPHLALDALEEAYRRAMGDRGH; encoded by the coding sequence GTGGATCCGTTGACGGTGCTGCAAATCCACAATCGCTACCGGGAAGCCGGGGGCGAAGACGTGGTCACATCGAAGGAACGCGCTCTCCTCAGAGAGGCCGGCCACGAAGTGATCGACTACCAGGTCGAGAATCCGCGCGGCCCTGTCGCTGCAACCGCGAGCTTGCTCGTATCGCCGTGGAATCCGATGTCGGCCCGGCGTGTCGGTGACGCCGTCAGACGGCATCGTCCCGACGTAGCCCACATTCACAACACGTGGTGGGCGCTGTCTCCTTCGATCGTGCGCTCCCTCTCGAAGGCCGGGGTTCCGACCGTCATGACGTTGCACAACTACCGGCTCGTTTGTGCCAACGGGAAGCTGTTTCGCGACGGTGAGCCGTGTGAGGACTGTGTGGGCACGCATCCATGGCGGGCGGTCGGTCACGGGTGTTATCGGGGTTCGGTGCCGGCGTCGATCATGGCTGCGGCCGCCATCGAGCTGCCCCGGAGGCTGCATGCGTGGCAGGGGGTGGATCTCTTTCTGCCACTCACCGACTTTGCTCGCGAGCGGTTCATCGCAGGTGGGCTGTCGTCCGACAAGCTGTGGGTCAAGCCGAACTTCGTGGACGATCCCGGACCGCGCCGCGTGCGTCCGTCCGAGAGCGGCGTGGTGCTGTTCGTCGGGAGACTGAGCGCCGAGAAGGGGATCGAGGTCCTGCTCGACGCCTGGCGAAACGCTGCGCCGCGGCGTCTCGAGCTTGTCGTTGTGGGCGATGGTCCGCTCCGGCAGGCCCTCGAAGCCTCTCCGCCTGCGGGTGTGCGGTTCCTCGGCCGGCAGCCCGTCGACCAGGTCCGCGAACTCATGCTCGGTGCACGCGCCATGGCGTTCCCTTCTCTCTGGTTCGAGGGTCAGCCGATGGTGTTGCTCGAGGCACTGGCCGCGGGCGTGCCGCTCGTTGTGTCGGCGCTAGGCGGGATTCCCGACACGGTCGCCGATGGGAGGGCGGCTCTCGCAGTGCCGGCGGGTGATCGATCTGCTTGGGCCGCGGCGTTGGGTCGGCTGGCCGGCGACGATTGGCTCGATGCGGCGAGCGGGTATGCGCGACGCGTGTTCGAGTCCCGCTACAGCCCGCACCTTGCCCTGGATGCGCTCGAGGAGGCGTACAGGAGGGCGATGGGGGATCGGGGACACTGA